GTAACACAACGGGAAGATGTAGAGTCAAGAACAGGAATAATTTTAAAGGTCATTTTAACAGTTCAGTTAGAATGTCATTTTGTTTAGGCTCCTGCTTGTTTTTATTAGAAAGCTGTACCAATGACGCTTTCATCCatcttttgtgttctttaatTGAATGTAAAGTGAATTGAGCTAAAGGTGTTTGCGTGCAATTAGCTGTCAGGCTTGTGAAGATCACACCTAATTAGAAGTGGTAGTGGCTAAGTGCAAAATTGAATATTATTTGAGAATGGCACAACATTCTTCATCACAACAGTAATGAAGTAAATGATGATGTAAGAGTGTAGATAAATACATGCAGAATCTCAGCCATTTTTAACGCTACATAAAAGCAGTCACAAAAAGTCAAAGTCAGCCAAATGTGATGAGGAGCTTGGAGAAAATGAAGCACGAAAACACACTAGATAATAAACCACAGACAAGTGTGAAAAGGCTAAAGTAGATCAGtactattgtgtttttttccatttacagaTAAACCCCACAGACAGTTATAATGAGGTGCCAGTGTATTTTAGAACTCTTAAATAATTCATATAGACATCTTTGTTGAATTATTGCTTaacttttactttttactttttaacttGGTTGAACTCTTCTAGTCTGGGTTAAGATAACGTTGTCTGAATTTACCTGTCCTACAGGGCTGACAGCTGTTTCAAATCAGATCTGTAGGAAGTCCCTTTATATGTTTTTAGCAATTTAACAATATAGAAGGTGGCTGCATTTAATAATTCCTTCACACATTGGTTACATCATCATCCGTAAACCCCCCTACAAAGCACGCAGTGCAACAGTTGTCAGTGTAACAATTTATGCAGATGTTTCTCATCTTGAATAAGCCATAAACCTTTCCAGTTTATGCTTTGCTTTTGTAACTTAATCCACATGGAAGTTTTGGAGAAAATAATCTTTACAACAGTTAGCATCTACCTTCTCACAATATCTGTTCACTACGTGATCCAAATGTTTTCACACCTTCAAAATGCTTCTgcaagttacattttttttaaatgaatgatatgTCTGCCATCCATATGACTTTTCCTACTTTTCTGTACATTTCCTTGACCATTTCCATTATATCTGGATTCCAAGTGTTCAAATACCTCTGTAATCAGAACCAGATGGAAGTGTTGGATGTTTTTTACTGCAGAATGTGATGGTTAAATACGATCAATTTTGAGTTAGTGCCATGCGACAGAATTACAGTACCTGAAGCAAAttgatactttattttttctatcatattttttagaaatatgaATAAATTACTCTTGCAATTTCGCAGAGCTAGAAAGTTGAACTGTCCGAATGGACTTTGATTCTTTTCATGCATTTGTGAAATTTACAGGCACTGTATGGACAGCCCCTGTTTGGGCTCAGCAGTGCGGGATTCCAGTGTaaagatcatactgtatatttgtatagCTATATAGATATTAATATTTCCTTGCGTTTGTTTAGAACTTTTGTATCCTGAGGTATCCCACAGTGCTTTACATATAAAACTGGATCAACTTTATTTACACAGAAGTGCATACCCCTCCTGAGTGGAGTGTGGTGAGCACCAGGGGTTTCATTACGCAACAGATCAGCGACCCGTCCTGTTGATCTCGGGGAAAACTGTTAGAAAGGGCAGATTGTTCGATTTCAGAGATTTAACATCTTGCACAGAGCGGCATGGGACCTGAAATGTCTAACTAGACGAAACGTCAGTTCAACGTTTCATCATCAAAAGGCAATACCTCCTGCTTTTGGGATAGTGTCCTGGTAAACATCCAGGGCAGTCTGGATGAACCAGCCCAATAATGACAACACAGCCATGGCTGGTACCCTGACTTCATATATGCTGAACGAAAATGGCACTGGAAATCTTCAGTCTGCACTGTGAGCATCAAGAGATACTACCCGCATGCGTGATTCCAAGTGAAACACTTGTTCACAGTGACTAACTTTAACTTGTACACGAAATGTGGATGCTCTTTCTAAGAATTCTCTTTTGGACGTTTGCACCCCTTTAATAAGATGAcgataattaaaattcattcccaAAATTCATAGCAACTGCATTCTTTAAAAACACTATGAACCTGAAGAGTCTGCTTTCAAGACATATTGGTGAAGCCCTTCAGTTACTCACGTTTTCCCTCCATAGAGTTTTTCCTGATCATGCTGGTTGCATTCTTTCTGTGGGAAACGTCTTTAAATAGTTCATCTTCAAAAACAGTATTTTCCTACTGACAGAATTCCCGGTATGACAAGTGTAAGCATGGGGGCTCTTTGTGCTTCGTTACAGGGCTATAAAAAGAGTATTCTTGGTTGAATAAACTTGTAAAACGTTATTCTCCTGGGTTACAGTACGTATGAAGAATTTGACTTTCCCACTATTGGGGAGAAAAGGCTGGCCTCGTGCAGCAGTGATAACACTGATAATGTGACTAATCCAATCTTCATCTTCGctgtctctgtgctctttcagACAGCGGACACAGCAGCCGCGGCACCAGTGCCAAAGGAGAGAGACTGAGCGCAAAGCTGAAGTCCCTCCCGGGTTCCAGTGAGCCATACGAGGCCAGCAGTCACAAAGACATAGGCAAGTGCACCCTGGGTCCTCTTGGCTCTCCTTCTCGCTCTTGTGTCGGAGGAACGGATAGGTTTCACCCTCGCTTCTGAAGTGGCCTCGTAGGAGTGCAGCCAGCAGGCAAACAGACTAAACATTGCACAGTTTACAGCTGTCTGTCAGCAGTGTACCATGACCTGACAGTCTGCCTGTGGTCTCCCGGAATACCAACAATCTCTGCATGTCTTTGTAGAGTGCCGTTCATTTCCAATTTTTCATTAATGTCCTTAATTCTCTTAATAGTTCCTAAtactttcaaaaatatttccatactttgtgtttttatctgCATGTTTGTTTTAATCATTCAGTCCCCGTTTTACAGCATTTCCCATAAACACACTGCCATTGAACTAAAACCCACTTTACACTCCAATTCAGAAACTATTTGTTTCGCATTAAGACGACTGGGCTGTTTTTCAGTTCTGTGCATTAAGCTACCAAGACGTTGGCACTTTGTGGATGCTTAATGAAAAGTCATATAATAGATTTTAAAACATCTGTACGTGTACTGTATTAGTCTGTAATTTCTCAATTCATAAAATGATATgctatttttagaaaataagatttgttttttaagtgaAATGGGAATTCGATTAACAGATTATAATTGTGTGGAAATTGGTCAAACAAACTGTTCATTGTATTTTACTGCAAGTGTGAACATGGTGACTAACAGGGTTGTGCTGATCTGTTTTATCAGATGCCTCCTATGTTGACCCCCTCGGTCCTCAGACGGAAAGGCCCAAGACAGCCGCCAAGAAGCGGAGCGAGGAAGACGAGTTTGCTGACGAGGAGCTGGGTGACGACCTGCTGCCAGAGTAGCCTGGTCTCGCCAGCCTGGAATTTCTGCGCATTCCGCTTCCTGTAAGATTGTGCGCTTAGCAAACACGGAAAACCTTCGCTCCTCGGAGGACCTTAAAGCCATTTTTCTCTCTCAAATAAAAAGGTTTATCTGGTATTTAACACATTTCTGTATAATCTTGTAATTAGTCTTGTAAATCTGTCTTTCAAATCCAGTAGAACTGTGTCATGTTTCATTGGAACTGAATTGTCTAATCCGGGGGATTTATGTGAAatgttcatttctgtttttttataaacactTTTCTCTAAATTTCTTGTAAATAACCCTCCTTGTTTGCAgagtttaaatgagcatttttatCCGTTGACAAAAAGGCCAAACTCTAGAAAACCTTTAAATTTACCATCAGGCTTGTCTTGTTGATGCAAGACTCTTCCTTAACATCCAAAAGTGTTTAAATATAATGAAAGAGATGTATTTTTtggggacatactgtacactcaggTGATTAATAAGCCAGTCTAATAAATGAGGTGATTCCTTTCCTATCAGAAGTGAAAAGAGCCACACAGGCTACAAATTGTAACAAAGTTAAGAGAAACAATCCTAGCAAAAGTATTTCGCACAGCATGTAGGTAGGCAGgtaatctgaacattttttctatttactaaaaaaagtgtttcttctgtttcatgCTGGAATTGTTGAAGTGGAGtacatgcattttaaatgtttaaaaaataaatgtttgcatTACCTCATAATGGGCGTTTACAGTCATGACCCTGCTGATTTCTGTCCCGCTGTCATTATAACTACCGCCCTCTGCTGCGTGGTTGTATACCaccgcaaacacacacacttttacATTTATTGGCAGAAGAGCGTTCACAAGCTTTGCTCCCGAGTTTCCTGGTCCTGGAATTACAACACTGACATCTTTCAGTGTACAGGAAGACACTAACCTTTCCTGATATACAGCACCTGCTCTGGAAAGCCGGCTAGATCGATCTGAAAACATACACATGCCTGAAACCAAACTCCATGCCCAAGTTTCCAGCTTTTACAAACTAAAATTtagaataagtaataggtttattccatgctgaaaaaaagaagaaagagaacacaacgtttcaggtgtaggtgccttcttcaggtgtggaagcCTTCTTCGACACCTGaacaaggctccacggccgaaacgttgtgttctctttcttctttgtttcagcatggaataaacctatttcttgttcctttgcagcctacgcatgctgacgcagctacccacctaaaatttagaattattgttgtttttaaaagcaacaaaatacaAAGAACAGTATTACACACCACAGCTGGCCTGGGAACAAGAAAAGCTACATCTGAATCCAGTAGCTGCTTGTTCCTGTATATTCTGAGCTGTACCTGGGAATCATTTTCCATTGCAGATATGCCTAGTGTTTGTCTGACGCatcttgcatttttaaaaaactattatattttttataatgcgTTGTAATTACAAGAATGCAATAATACAGTCAGTCAGCATGCAAAAGCATTCGGTTAACGTTACCTGTTCTCCAGTTTTTCAGTTCACGCTTATATAGGTGCATTAAGGTTAGCATGCACGGGAAATTAGATTCTCAAAATAATCTCCAGAGGTTAAGAAAATATGctgaagtacattttttttttagaaagaggCCCACAGCTGGTTTATGTATATTTAGTAGGACAAACAGATCAGGTAGGAATTCGCCTGTCTTTtatgtcataaacgatattttGTCAACTCGAGCCGTTGCGGGTAACTGAACGCTAACCGAGTTACAAGCCTGAAACTTACCCCTTGCCGGAGCATTAAAATACACTCACGGAAATAGCTTTCGATTTGGCTGCAGCAGTCAGAGTCCTTCAATCCGGGAACGGCTCCAAACCCGTCCGTGTGACTTTCGGGTTTTCGACGAGCCTCGCAGACTTCACTCGGGAGCTGCAGGACGTGCAGCCCAGTAACCGGTCCCTCCAGACGCCGGGATGAGGGCGACCAAGGTAAGGACATTGAACAACACATGAGGTTCTCAAACCCTTGTTACAGTGCGGTGTAATGTCGGATTATGCTGTGGAAAAATCGAGTTTTACGCACCAGAAGAACTTTTTTTTGTGCGTCGTGCATGCATTTATTAACTTTGCGTTAGCTGTCTtggtaaactgttttttttttttaaaaagctggcgAAAAAGTAGCTTTATTTCACTTACGCAATTGACATATTTAGgaatgaaagaaattaaaaggaaaatgcaaTTATTTCAAGAAGCATTAGAACTGGAAATGCCCACCCACCCTTGTTGTAGTCGGCACAAGACGACACTGCTTCGGTGCAACCTGTAACCTTACCCAAAAGTTTCTAATACACTAGAATGTTGTTATTGTAATAGTCCAGTgacttgagtgtgtgtgtatatatacacactatCTCGTAGTACCACCGCTTTCAGCTGCCCTGTCGCTCTGCTTGGTTCGCTGTGAGCCGGGGGACGGCGGTGCTTCGCACTGCGGGCATCAGCCTGCTGCTCCTGTCGCTGGTGTCCAGCGCGGCGGACCAGGCGGACAAGGCGGACCGGGCGAAGACGCCCAAGCGACCTCCCCGGCCCCGGCCCTGCCTGGACCTTCCCGAGGACATCCTGGAGCAGATGTTCGGCCGGCTGTCGGCCGGCGTGCTGGGCGCCTTCCACCACGCCCTGCAGCTCGCTCCCCTGGAGAAGGAGAACATCACCTGTCCGGCCTCCGGGCGGCCCGCTCCGGACACGAAGTCTCGTCTCCCCGTCAACCTGCTCAGCATCTCTCCCTGGGCGTACAGGTGAGCAGGGTGTTCATTCCTCGCGTTTATCGAAATCTACAATGGAAGAGggtccagcagccatatcaccctgcagcccccagctggcagccccctggagctcagcagtgagcctggccagtacctcctgggaaagctgaggctgctgctggaagaggtgttagtggggtcagcagggggcgctcaccctgcagtctgtgtgggtcctaatgccccagtatagtgatgggggacactatactggaaCAAAGGCATTGTCCTTcatatgagacataaaactgaggtcctgactctctgtggtcattaaaaatcccagggtgtttctcgaaaggagtaggggtgttaccccaatgtcttggccacatttccccctggcctttaccagtcatggcctcctaataacccccctctctgaactggcttcatcaccctgctctcctccccactgagagctggtgagaGTACttgtgcatcatccaggtgataATTACATTTGTAAACAAAAGTGATCAGGCAAAATCATAGAAGCAGCGTTGAGCCCATTAGAAATGATGCTCCAGTTACCCAGCCAGTTAAATGTgcagatgagagagagagagaagcagcAGTGAGAGAATTCTGGAAAGACCTGGAACAAATCCAACGAATAAACCTGCACAGGTACTATAATAAGACCATCTGacgtgatatacagtacacatcacATGTCAACTCCCAGTTTCAGGAATCTGTGCACTAAGGAATAGGGATGCTCATGCAGCTACCGCTACATCCTCATCAAGATCATATGGGGAAGCAAGAAAAAAGCCTATAGAAAGCTTGTAATTATAGCAAAAACTGGAATTTAAATCCTGAGAGATAATGGCTAAACTTTACCATGCACTTACTTACAGAGATCTCATTTAGACTACTGTCTTTAGTTTTTGTCTCCAGATCACAAAATGCATATTATAGCGTCAGAGTTCAAAGACCAGTGGGGATGATTCTTGATCGCAGGGGatggtcatacagtatgtgggcagGTTGAATGAGAAAGATACAGAATCCTAAGAGGTAAAGACAGGTACAATACAGGGGAGCCACTGAGTATTGAAACAAAAGGGAAGTCATTTAGGAAGGAGAACAGCAAACACTTCTTCTCTTGAACTACAACTGACATCCCAGCCAGGCGGCTGAAGCCCAGACTCGGGGCTCCTCTGGGGTACGTGGCCTGAGGAGATTCAAGTTCACTTGAGCGCCGAGCTGCTCCAGGGCCTCCTCTCGTCTGTGCTCTCTTCCGAACCCCGGGTCGGCAGAGCTAACGTAAAGACAGCGTGACTGACCGCAGGCCACCGGCAAGCTGCTGCTTTAACCCGCCGGCCGGGTGGGGCAGTCGAATATGTACTACCGTACCTGCGGGCCACGAAGCCAGCCTGGCACGCTCCTCCTAACGAGGCCCCGCTTCTGCGCCCCCAGGATCTCCCACGACCCGAGCAGGTACCCCAGGTACATCCCGGAGGCCTACTGCCTGTGCCAGGGCTGCCTGAGCGGCCCCCGCGGGCAGGAGAGCATGCTGTACCGCAGCACGCCCGTCTACATGCCCGCGGTGGTCCTGCGCCGCGCCCCCTCCTGCGCCGGGGGCCGCTACGCCTACGCCGAGAGCTACGTGTCCCTGGCGGTGGGCTGCACCTGCGTCCCGCAGCTGGACCGGCCCGGCAACGACACCTGGAGCCGGCCAGCGTGAGCGGCCACCTCTCCCGTCTCCGTGCCCCCCCCGCCCGTGAAGAGACATTTAAACTCCCTCCTTCACCACAGTCAGGGGACACCAGGTAAGCAGAAACAAAGGACAGTCGGAGATTTGCCACCTGCTTGCTTATTTTCCAGCGTGACTTTACTCCTGAGGGACAAACCAATTTATTTCATAAAGAGCGGACGTTTCCCAAACCAACAGATATGCTCagcgatcatttttttttctccaaatgtcTGAACCCggtttccactaaagtttgtatAGTCATTAAAAACATCCTCACTGAGCATTTGGAAGCTGCAATTCCAAATTCCAAAAGGAAAATGACGATCGGGTCTGTCACGGGACCAGTCGTGCATGAGGAGATTCCTGCCGCCGATGGACAGTCGTCTGCAGGGGGGCTGAGGAATCGAACAGGCGAGGAGGGAGCGTGGCCTGTAGGCATCACGGCCAGCTGCTCACGTGCGGCTCGGTCTGGATCTGTCCCAGTGCGCTCCTCGAGCCTGGGCAAGCGGGCGGCTGGTCCCTGCTCTGGAATGCCTAGATGCCACAGAGCAATCCCAGTTCAACCTGCACTCCTGCCAGGGCGACGGCACGGGGGGGCGTGATCCATCTGTTCATCAACGTGATGCCGAAACACATATCAACATACACAATCTGCATGCTTTCTCtgaaaatgaacaagtaataggtttattccatgcgggaaagagcagaaggaaaacaatgtttcggctgtggaacacccggagaaggctccacagcagaaacgttgtgttttctttcttgcttctttttttcagcagggaataaacctttacttgttcctttgcagccctacgcatgctgacaaaGCGCCCTGCTTGAACTACAGAACTTATCTGAAAATGTACATGCATAAACCGTGATGCTTCTTTTGCTCCTCCGTATAGACTAACAATCATGATATGATTATGATGATGAGAAACTTCAATATTGTGCCTTTTCCCCAGTAAGTCAATTTcatatattaaatgttaattgaGCTGGATGAAATAATTTGATCTGATGTATCAgaattatatttaatgtttctgaACACCTGTTAAGATCTGTAGTGAcattatgaaataaataaaactatttacTAATAAGTGGAGTACAGTAATGTTTTCCAAAATTGTCCTTCCCTCATGTTAAATTCCTAGGAGCAGAATGGAGGAGAACTATGGCTGGTTGAATGGAGAGGGTGACAAATGTGAAGCAAGCCTACATTGAAAATGTGTCATTTCTAAATCTGCAAGGCCTATAAGGACTGGATAGCATTACACATTTCTGTATCTTCTGGCACTAAAGTTTCACAATTATCATCATAAgtaatttataatatttaataataatcataggTGTAACTTTTATACACAAGCTTTGTATCAATTCTCTCTTTCCTACAAGGTCCAAGACAGACAGCTGGCAAACACAGCATCGCTTAAGATTGAGAAGGTATACAAAGAAAgagagcatacagtacatccatgcGTGTGACTCCAGGTGAAAGGGAAAGAGACACAGAGACTAGTTTTcacagagcagagcaatgacCCTTCTGCAGTGTGACACTGtattaagtcttttcagacttaacagacttaatttaatttgtatatttcccgtaataaagaaacattaaaccaCAATCAAATTAAGACATAAAAACTTAAAgggatatttttttcaaaatgaagaaTTATACAAAATTTTAAAGCAAACAGCAAACTAGAAAtattaaagagaaataaaatacaaggaATTTGTACTTTGCATACATGACTAGTAGCTTACAAATGAAAGGCAAATGCAAACACTGTATTAAAGTCATCATTTAACCTGCACTGCTCATCACACTTGACCGCACGTAGGTCTGATCCTGCCTCAATTTAGGTTTAAAAAGGTTTTCCTGGGCATGTACAAATAGGGTACAGCCATTTTTAATGTGTGCAAGAATTCTACAGCTAAAGGCACGATTAttcccttcatttgctcgtttCTCTTAGTACAGTGGAGTATTTAACCACTATTTTTAGTCTGGCAAAATACAATCCCAGCTGGTTGAAACAGAGTGAAAAATGCACTAGAAACTAAAACATCCTCTAACACATCACTAAGTTCTAACtgtcatttttttgtattaaactgtaaa
This portion of the Lepisosteus oculatus isolate fLepOcu1 chromosome 15, fLepOcu1.hap2, whole genome shotgun sequence genome encodes:
- the il17d gene encoding interleukin-17D, with translation MRATKYHRFQLPCRSAWFAVSRGTAVLRTAGISLLLLSLVSSAADQADKADRAKTPKRPPRPRPCLDLPEDILEQMFGRLSAGVLGAFHHALQLAPLEKENITCPASGRPAPDTKSRLPVNLLSISPWAYRISHDPSRYPRYIPEAYCLCQGCLSGPRGQESMLYRSTPVYMPAVVLRRAPSCAGGRYAYAESYVSLAVGCTCVPQLDRPGNDTWSRPA